The sequence TGTATTTGGGACAGCAGTAAGTTGGGATGATGCTGTTCAGTTGTTTAGGCGCACCTTTGAGAACAGAAACTTCAAAGTTTTCAGTTGCAACGGCCACTCATTCGCTGCTGATTGCCTGAACCTGCTATCATTTAGAGGATCAATGCGCTGGAACATGATTAACGTTGGAGCTCTTATAATGTTTGAGGGAAAGTGGGTCAGTCGCTGGTCAATGTTACGATCATTTCTGCCTTTCATTGGGATGCTTTGCTTCGGCTATTTAATGATTGGATGGATGTTTCCAATTGGTCTGCTCTCCTTTGTTCTTGGGACTTTTGGATGGTATGTCATGATCTGTTACTGTTGCAAGATTGAGGATGACGATTAGAACCTTGTGCTGTTGGTTCTAGTCTTTTTAGGTGTTTGAGAAAGACACTCAAAAGTGTTCTTTCCTGAATAAAGTCTCTTCTTGTGAGAGAACTCTACTTATTTTCTGTTGTAATGTCCTGTGAAAACATATTATATTAGTTAATGTCCTGTGTTGTAATGTAATgtcaaaacatattattttagttaatgtCCTGTGTTGTAATGTAATGTGAAAACATATTATATTAGTAAATGTCCAGTGGTGTAATGCAATGttaaaacatattatattaGTTAATGTCCAGTGTTGTAATGCAATGTTAAAACATAGAGTACTATGTTTAGTTAATGTCCAGTGTTGTAATGTGATGTTTCTTTTTTAGCACTTCTGTTCCTGTCCATTTATGCAGTTTTTACAACAAAGAATATTGTTATAGTTTTGACAAGTTCTCTTGGAAAATTGTGTGGTAAAAGAAAGTACTTGAATGGTTAGTCTCTAAGTAATCCACAAGCGCCTCTCAACTAGGGATGACAATGGGGCGGGGTGAGTTTAAGGTTGTTCTGGGCAGGTAGAAGCAGGTGATGACAATAGGGTGGGGGTGTATTTAAGGTTGGGCGGGGCGGGTGGAAGCAGGTTTTCTTATATTCAGGAGCGGCTCAAGCATATTAGAGGcctaaaacaaatattaaacgGGGCTTTAAACTTGAATCGTCAATAACTTTATATAACtgatttcttctagttttcaattaataatataacaaaatcttaatttaaattatttttcatgagatatagtacttcaaatatgtcaaatttcttcaataattccttcattttttactttttctacaaatagtatGCAAtagttgttaaaaaataataacttataacatattattattaaaaatgaggcCCCTTAAATTTGGGGGCCTAAGACACGtgtcttttttttaacactGTCGAGCCACCCCTACTTATACTAATGCGGGGCTGATTATAGGTATAGATGGTTTTATGTGGGTTCAAATTTATTATAAGAGTTAtagaacattatttattaagataattttttaaaactattaaaatattcaagacAGTACATGAAAATgattcaacaaaaaataatataatttcttacGTGTTTCACAATTGacctctaaaaataaaattttaattcaatatctatcaaatttatttctatgaattttattttagtattaaaattaaactagaaaaaagaagatattttaaaaaattacggGACTGATCTATGTGGGTAGGATGGGgtaaattgaaaatgaaaagaagttgTTAAAGGCAAAAAATTACTCACTCGTGGGTTAAGTTCAACCCGCCCAACACCGCCCCGTTGCCATCGCTAAACTCAAAGTCCTCAACCATGGTATAGTCAAGTTAATTTTTCCAAGCAGAATGCAACATTCTCTTTcattgaatgaaaaaaatgcgattttttttccttttaaattaatactatcactttcaaaattaatattttttatataaatatattaaatattaaattgagtaaaccaattttatttttttgatatttatgctGATTTTTCTTAgaggaaaatatattaatttaaaattaatttaagtgTACGAAAATTGATCGGGtgataaaaaaggaaaaactcttagtattaattattatattacctTTAACGCATGCAGACATcccataaaaattaaaattagtacTAGCATATATTTACCACtcaattaaataaaagttttttccaaaaatcagcaaaataatatttttataatgtttatattataaatgaaaataaaaaaaaatgaagtaaaacTGTTTCCTATGCGGAAGGAATCCGTTTTCTCTTTCTGCTTCTTCCCCAAGTATataccccacccccacccccaccctgCCAGGCCAGGCCACTCGACGGAGAATTAGTCTGTTCAGAACTTTTGAATCGGACTGTTTCTTGAGAATTGGAAGTTCTTGTATTTCTGTAAGATtactttttcttcactttttgaTTGAATTTTAGAGATGGGTCTTGACGTTTCGGCACTTTGATTTACTTTCTTGCAATAAATGATCATATCTTGAATTGGGGAGTTTTTCAAAGACCa comes from Solanum pennellii chromosome 1, SPENNV200 and encodes:
- the LOC107008728 gene encoding protein REVERSION-TO-ETHYLENE SENSITIVITY1-like, whose protein sequence is MLPRRYPQMDGNPSNGGERDNALRGILQDLWPLDEIDPSTQKFPCCLVWTPLPVISWLAPFVGHVGICREDGTIVDFSGDSMIHVGQLFYGTVAKYYQVDRQQCCFARNFGGHTCRKGYEHVVFGTAVSWDDAVQLFRRTFENRNFKVFSCNGHSFAADCLNLLSFRGSMRWNMINVGALIMFEGKWVSRWSMLRSFLPFIGMLCFGYLMIGWMFPIGLLSFVLGTFGWYVMICYCCKIEDDD